From the genome of Thermaerobacter marianensis DSM 12885:
GCCCCAGTGCCCAACCGGCCGCGGAGATCGTCGACGTCACCCGCAGGCCGAGCCCCATCGTGCTGGAAGAAGGCGGCTTCTTCCGCGAGGGCGAGTCGCAGTACTTTCAAGACGTGTTGGTGACGGCCCGCGGCGAGGCCGTCAAGGTGCAGAATCATTACGAACTGCGCGGCCAGTCGCTTCAGATCGGGCGCGAATTCTCCCTGGCGACGCCGCGGACGGTCGTGAAGGGCGTCGTCGTCGACGTGCAGTGGTGACCGGACCGAACCCGGAGCCCCCCGAAGCCGCGGGCCGTGCGGGCTGCTGCGGGCCCTTCGAACGGGTGTGCAC
Proteins encoded in this window:
- a CDS encoding DUF4330 domain-containing protein, with the translated sequence MKRRFRFNVLDVVVIAALLAVGFVVFTRLGPASARPEETREVTFTVLVTRVPEVQARNMFAVGDTLYSPSAQPAAEIVDVTRRPSPIVLEEGGFFREGESQYFQDVLVTARGEAVKVQNHYELRGQSLQIGREFSLATPRTVVKGVVVDVQW